Part of the Zingiber officinale cultivar Zhangliang chromosome 8A, Zo_v1.1, whole genome shotgun sequence genome, AGTTTAGGTCGATAAAGACATTTTCACCTTTAATGATTATGAAATGAAATGGTACGAATTTTCTTTGTCATATTATCTCAATAATATTAAATCCGAGTTCGGTAAGATGAACCAAACTAAAATCAAGTTGAAAATTAATCATCCATTCTTAGAAGTTTACGTGGATAAAAGACATTTTGACCTTTAATGATTATGAAATGAAATGGTACAAATTTTCTTTGTCATATTATCTCAATAACATTGCCACATTAAAGCCATCATCAATAATTGCACTTTGACACTatcaaacaaaattaaatttaattgcaGCAAGTTTCACttccaaaatttatcaaaaatttactAGTTGTGACTCCTTTGGCTCATGATATTACTTTAGAAAGAGACAAACCATGATTAGAAGTAGAAATGTCTCTTTTCGTTCCTAGTGTCCCCGTCAATTTGTTCGAGGGCCAAGACGGagaagataaatcacggatgactattaacttttggaataatgactagcatatAAAAGAGACATAATGTCTCATTCAAATCATATATATAATGAATCACTGCAACAAATCTCATAACAATTCCATCAAAAGCGTAGAGAAGAAGACAAAGTCGATACAAACTTAACCATAAGCTTGACAAAATAAACATGTAAACAACAATCGACATCGCGGTAGTCGATAGAACTCTTTAGAGTTAGAGTTTGGTGAAGGAGATGCAAGCGGCGAGGAACATGATTGACAGCATCAAAATTGTAGGTGATCGAACATCGGCAGCATCTGAGGCTGTGGCCCGAGTAGCCGGAGTAGCGGTTGATCCACCCTCTACACCGTTAATGCCTGTCGTCGGCGGTGATATTGTCGAAGGAGTTTCCAATGCAGGATCAGCCGGGGCTTCCGGTGTCCCTCTAGTCGCCGGAGAAGAAGTCGGAGACTTTGCCCCATCTGCCATAACCATACAACAAATGAGTCTCCTGTttcataattaagcacacaacatGTACAAGGAAAATGGTGACTAGAGCACTAACTGTCGCACTGGCTCACTGGTGGAGTTTGGACCTTGCAGGCACCAGGCATTGCCAATGCCCGGGTCCGGTCGACGGTGATACCGAACGAGGAGGCACCACCGTTGAGCACCGAGCATAGGCACGCCGGCTGGGACTTGACAATGCTGGCCAGCTGCGAGCAACAGGAAGAGGAAGGCGCGGAAGTGTTGCCGGTTATGTAATTGAGACAAGGCGCGAGGCTAATGATCGCGGAGGTGCACCCGGACGGTTGTGCATAAGCAATTCCCATGAGCATGATCACGATGGAGACAAAGACGACAAGCCCTTGGTTGCGATCCATGGCGCTCGAGCTGAAATGAGGAATGAGATTGGAGGAGTAGATCGATCGATGAGGTAAGTGGTGCTGGTTCGAGCGGGGAAGTTTAAATAGTTGAGCTTGGGTTCATGTTGGTGGCCAACTGCCTACCTAATTTGAACTTGCTGTTGCAGGAATTGGACCGGAAAGCAGGTCAACTGCCTGAACCGGTATGGATGGTTAGATTAGTTTAACGACTTAGatgcttaaattcaaatagtCAAACGATTACATCAAAGTTTAAGTTAACATGATTGAGTGAAACTAAATCTTACATCATGCTTATTTTAGagggtattttttaaaaaaaataataataaaaaaaaaaataataaaaaaaataaaaagtaataaaaaatataGTGACGTTATAAAATTAGTAAGGAGGAAAGCATTTGGTAATTATATTGTTAATTAGTGAGCGGAGGAGGGCATCTGTCGGTGGCCGAATGCTTTCCAACTTCCACGTGCCGGTTGCAGCTATTTAAATGATGGGTTGGCTGGCACAGTCTTGGACGCCGGATCTTTGGAAGGCGGTCAAGCAATCAATCTCAAGTTGCTTGATTTATTAATTACAAAATTATATGTTTAAAGTCatgttttaaaatatatataaataaaatattcataaaaAAGAGGTTATTTATTTaatagaataaaattttttaaatatactctcaatttaatttactattcttaatttaagttataaatttatataaaaagatATAAATACCTTAATAATTTGGAATAATTCTTTAGCTAGTTTTGGACTAAATTGATTAGTGACCTAGAGagaaagaaatattttgaaaatattatacagtaaaatatcaaattttctaaatttagtatATGGAGAAAagtaaaaattctcaaattatctTGTTTAGTTAACGttatcaatttttcatttttcattttttaaaaaataaaaaaaatattatttgattggtaatttttatatttattttttaaaaagtatcaTTTTATAGGAAAATAGAATgtctaaaaaataattaaaaaaacacacattttttaaaaaatgaaaataaaagccaTTCCTCAAGAGAAGAGAATGCTTCCTCATCAAATTCTAAACCAGCACGAGAATTCTAGGAATAAGCAATGCACAATCTCGCAGGAAGGTTGCAGGCGATCATGCATTCCAACGCGCAGGACAAGGACGCGCCGAGCTCACTCCCACTGGGCTGAAGGACGAAAATGGAACTGCCCGAGTCTTCCTGGTCCTAACGCAGTTACCCATGCAGATTAAACCGCTGAAACCAAAGCAAGGAGTTAACTTTATCTTTTTGTTCCTTTAACTGCTCCTCTCTTTTGCTCCTCCCATGGTAAGACTCCATGGAGAAGTGTGCGTCAAGCTGACCACGATGACTGGGGCATTGGCCAGCGAAGCGAGGCGAGGCGAATTTTTTTcccccttctcctttcttctcctttgTTAAGGCAGGTTTTGCGATTGTCGTTGTGATTATTTAATGCGTTGCGCTGTTTCGGTTTAGCCTTGGATTTGGGTCCAGAGACCGCAAGAAAAGGGGAGAGGGAGGGGAGGCTCGATGTCTGCACTTTATTCCTCCCTCAAATGGGATGCCTTGTGTGCTGTTGTATCCTGGGACGGAGGTTTAGAACTTGAAGACCTGAAAGAGACAGTCCTCCCTTCCCTGCTGCCCTCTTCTCCGCTCGTCTCCTTGTTCCTCCATCTCTCGCCTTGCTAGCTACCTGCATTCCTTTAGCTCCCCGCAAAATCGGATTTTGAGCACTTCTGCGGCCGCTTTTCTTCAAAACCAAGGTTCTGGATCCCAAACCTCTTGAAGAAGGGTCaaaatcctttttttttcttcttcttcttctctctttctTTGCTTTTGATCTGGGCAGCCGACTGTGTTGTTGATCTGCTGCTTTCAACCGGTGCAGAAAGCTCATGAATAATGTAGTCTCCTTATTCTAAGTTTCTGCATTATTTGGTCCTCTTTCTCCTTAGAAGATAGCGTATCTTGGTGCTACTTCTCCATAAACTTCTTCAGATTGCTAAATCCTTGGGAAGGTTTGAGTGCTGCAACGATGAGAGATGAAAGTTCCAAGAAGAGCAAGGTGTAGAAAGAGAAGCATTCGATTTCTGTTTCAAGTTTTTCCTTGCTCATTCTCTAGATTGCTGATTCAGTCAATCTTTCATTTTGTCCTATGTTTGGGAGCAGCTGTCATGGTCCAAGGCTGTCAAAAACTGGTTCAACATCAAAATCAAAGGTCAGGAGAGCCATGCTGATGATATGGTTGGCAAGGGTATGCCTGATTTATTCTTCTTATTATAAATGTGCTGTTTCTTTTTATCTACATTTTTCCTTTTAGAGTATTTTGCAAAGTAAAACTCTAGTCCTCAAGGTTGATTTAATGTTTCTATAAAGCTAGTAACATTCAAGATGTTTATAGGTTTTGAACTGATTTACTTCTTCCTACAAGAACATTGGACAAATTGCGAGTCTAGCAACTTTTGAAGATGATGGATGAAATGTCATTGAATCATAGCTTTTCTTATGCTTGTTCTTACTTTAAGAATATCCATTGTCTTGTTAGGTAGTAGACAATCGAGAGCCAACTTCTCGGAGAGGGAGGCATGCACATGCAAGAAAAGTAGAACAGGTAATAGTATTGTGCCATTGGTTATAGGGTTTGGACCACAACTAAGTAGAGCGTGCCCCTTTATGGGTtttatttgtcttttttttttttcaaattccaatcatTCTCAACAATTATCTGTTTGTCATTTCAGATAAATCATTGCAAAAGGACGTAGATCAAGTTCAGCGAGGAAGGTTTGATCTTCATCCAGCTCAAATAACAGACATTCAGGATTACAAGTAAATCTATTCTACTCACTCTTCTGTTCCAAGAAATGTGGTAATTGATCTGAATTGCCGATGTTTTTGTTCTTTAGGATCTTTGTTGCGACTTGGAATGTGGGTGGAAGGCCTCCGCCAAAGAACTTAAATCTCTTGGATTGGATACATGCCTCTTCTCCTGCAGACATATATGTTTTAGGGTTAGTATTTTGACAGTTCTATTAGTCATTCATATCGAAATTGTAGCACCAAACAACTGAGATATGATTAACTCACACTAATCGGCTACATATAAATTTTTTTCAGGTTTCAAGAGATTGTTCCACTTAATGCTGGAAATGTTCTCGGTACAGAAGACAATGTTCCAGCTAAGAAGTGGTCGTGGCTTATTAGGAAGACCTTGAACAGCCCTGACACATGTGGCTCAGACAGTTACCATACACCATCTCCTGTTCCAATTCCTATCTCAGAATTAAATGCTGATTTTGAAAGATCGTCACTGAAGAAGAAGAATTCATCATTTCTCCACCGCCGTTCCTTTCATTCTCTGAGTCGTAGTTTAAGAATGGAGGGGAATACCATGCTTTCTCACCCCATGCTGGATCGCAGGTTCAGTGTTTGTGAAAGAGTTAGCTTTGGAAGCAGACCAAGTGATTTTGATCCTAGTTTAAGAGGCGAAGGTCCTGAAGGATCATCTGATGATGAGACCATTGACGAGGAGTCACCTACCTCAATCTTTTTCTCACCATTTTATGCTTATGGAGGTCCTTCATATTCCAACAAAAGGGAAAGGTTATCTGCAAATTCTAGGTAGTCACATTACCTTCAAATAGCCCTTAGCCGTGTctattttaacataatttttgctCGAACGATGTTGATCTATACTGGGAGATATTGTCAGGTACTGTTTGGTTGCGAACAAGCAAATGGTTGGAATATTTCTTACAATTTGGGTTCGCAGTGATATTAGAGAGGATGTGAGAAACTTGAAGGTTTCATGTGTTGGGCGGGGATTAATGGGCTATCTGGGAAACAAGGTACACGACATGTTTCTTGATTACTTCTAGATTATGATTGCACCTATTATGGCATGTTTCTCGATATCATCGTTCTGGTTTACCTTTGTTGAAAAATCACAACTGAACAGAAAATGTGTTTTCTTTTCTTACAGGGTTCTATCTCAATAAGTATGTCACTGCATCAAACAACCTTCTGCTTTATCTGTAGTCACTTAACTTCAGGGCAGAAGGAGGGAGACGAGTTACGCAGAAATtccgacgtcatggaaattctaagGAAGACTCGATTTCCCAAGGTCCAGAAAGGTGATAATGAAAAATCTCCTGAAACAATTCTTGATCATGAGTAAGTCCCTTCCCACAAGCATTTTCTCAGATTCTTTCCATGTTCAAAAACTATGAGAGGCTTCAATGTACCTActccctttccttctcttcaGTCGCATAGTATGGCTTGGGGATCTGAATTACCGAATTGCTCTTTCTTATCGGTCTGTGAAGACTCTGGTTGAGATGCGTAATTGGAGAGCATTATTGGAAAAAGATCAGGTAATTTACCAAATTGCTCTTTTAATGAAGTTGTGATTCCTTTTGTTGGTGTCATTTCCCAGTAATGAAAGATTAGTATCATATCTTCACGTGCTATCTTGAACAGCTTAGGATAGAACAACGATGTGGTCGCGTATTCAAGGGATGGAAAGAAGGAAGTATATATTTTCCTCCAACATATAAATATTCAAACAACTCAGATCGATATGCAGGAGATGACATGAATCCTAAAGAGAAGCGACGGACACCTGCATGGTAAAATTGACTAACGTTTATGATGAAAGTTACTGAGATCACAATCAACTATTGAACTCACTGACTGGATGTTTCTGTGAAGGTGCGATCGCATATTATGGCTAGGAGGAGGTCTTAATCAGTTGTCTTATGTCCGAGGAGAATCCAGGTTCTCTGACCATCGGCCTGTTTTCAGCATTTTCACGGCAGAGGTTGAAACAATCAATTACAGTCGATCCAAGGACGCAGGTTATTGTAGTTCACGTGTAGAGGTGGAAGAACTCTTACCATACTCACATGGTTATGCGGGACTGAACTACAACTTAGGTGAATTTCTATACTCCAAATACTGCATTTCGAATGTTGCTCTCGGTTGGGCTGCCTCTTTAActattcttttcttcttcatgCTGTAGATGTTCAGTATCACTAGGCATTCATATTATACCATTTTGTGAAGCAGAAAGCAGTTCTTTTGATCAAGCAGATCGGTATTACTTTAACCAAACCATGTTTCACATTTTCTGCTAGCTAGAAAACTAATATATCAACTTCAACTTATTATCAAGGCTAAAAAGAGCATATACTTCTATTCTGATTTGCATCGAATGTGCCAAGAACCTTGAATGTCTATTTATTCTTGCAGGAAAAGAACATCCTGATTTCAATGCCTACATGATCCTAGTGAAGGATTAGGagattctgaaaaaaaaaaatccattcacTGATGTCTATTGACCAGTTTTGTTTCTCATAACATAAGCATTCAGACAAGCCAGCTTGACAGTTCTCACATGAAGAGTACTCCTGAAATAAAGTGCAACATCTCTTTTGGCTCCATCACCAATCTGAAGCTGCTGAAGTAGATGCTTTTCTAACCTGATTCCACTTTACATTTTGCAGTTATGAAAATGAGTGcagataaatattatttttagagcGAGTAGTAAAGAAGATCACAGACAAATAATGATGTGCATAGTTCTTTTCTGTTTCCAAAGAAATGGTTGAGCTCTGTTTTCATACTCATTACACTGGTGATAAAGAATGAAACTATTGTCTGTTCAGTAAGCATGGTGTTTATTTTTGCTGCCAAAGCTTATGCCATTCATTGCCTGTGATGGGTCAGAGACTAGTGCCTTTTATGCTCTTTATGTGAGAGGAATCATTCAGAGAAAGGAAATGCTCCATGGCTTGGCAGGAAGAGTAGGAACATGTATCCTTGGGATTAAAAACCATTGTCAGAGAGATCAAAGGCTATCAATTTAGATAGCAGGTGTTGCTATAATATAATTTCTAATGAAATATATCTAACTATTTATTATTATGAATGGAAAGAAAATTATCGTACAAGAGTTATTGTAACTAGACTGTAATACATTTATGTTATGAATACAAATTTATTGGGTTGCATACCGTACAACTCCAAATAGAACATGCACTCTCAGACCTAAACTACTTCAACATGTAGTTTAGACCAGATTTTTCTTTTGTTGCTAGCATATGGGTCAAGTGCATAAGGACTTTGAATAGTCCACATGGAGCTCATGAAGCTTATTGACTTGGTGGGATTTATTTACGTTTTGTTCAATGGTTAGAAACCTAGAATAAGTGGCggagctttggaggagctcaaaggATTTTAGAGCATGAAATATTAAGTGGTGGATTCACAAGCATAGAGGATTAGGTGACAGGGAGCAAGCTCGGAGAATTTAGTGCATTTAATAGTTCAACAACATCGAGCATTGGTCGATGTCATACTTTCAAGTCAATTATTTTCGATGCTTCTTCATTAGACTTTGTCAATGCATAAGGGTGCAACTTACTAATCATAGAAGATTCAAATTTAAAGCATAAAATGACAACACATAATCCATTTTATCAAAGGAAAAAGTATTGACAATCCTTCCAACATACTGATCATAGAAGATCCAAATTTAGAAGCataaaatgaaaatgaatccaggTCAACGCTTATTTATTACATATATAGAAACCATAAAGCAGTCGGTTGCATGGGCAGACAGTTAACTTGATGCGTGCAGTTCGACCTTCTTTGGCAATTCATCTTTGTGAGCACCGACAAGTTTGTCGAGTAGGTTTCCTTCCTTGATGAAAATGAAAGTCGGCATTGCTTCTACTCCCCATTCTTCAGAAACAGTCTGTTGTTTGGGGAACAATTCGAAACTGTATGACTAAAatgcaacttagaaataaaaatgccaaGTTTTATATGGGTAAATGTTGCTACCTTCAGCTCGTCGACATCCACCTTTAGGAAAAGTGCATCGGTGAACTTTTTAGCTAATTCAGCAAAGATGGGGGCCATAATCCGGCATGGTCCACACCATGAAGCAGTAAAATCAACCACCACCTACAATCCATCTACACATTAGAGCTAATACAAGTGTGCAGTAGTATTATACAACTCGACTCGTACTCACTTTTAAAAAGAAGTTAACAGAATTGATATAGCTGAAGAAACAAACCAGTGAAATGAGAAGATGAACAGAAACAAACTAGTAATGCCTCCAAACGAAAGTAGTGTAGTTCTTAAATAATACAAGCAATGTACCACTCAATTGTTTAAGAAAGAAAAATTGCGAGAATTGGAACAAAACTGAAAATCACGAGATTACTCCCTTCACTCTCTCTATTAGATAAACTACGTGTTTACAAATCTAATCTAAGCACCTAAATGATTTGCATTTAGGCAAATGATCTTGAAGATAGAACCAATTCTGGCCAAATTATCTCGTTAGCTGGCTTCATAAAGATAAGCTGGAACAATAATTTCAAATAACAATTCCATCCTTTTTTCCATCCCTTTTTTTCCTTCTCAAATGTCCATCTATCCCCCAAGTCTTTGCTACTAGATGGACACGGGGAAAGAAAATATTTTGCTTCTAATAAGCAACAATTTACAATAAATCCAAGTTCTACAAGTAGCAACAGTAGAAAAACATCCCCTTATGCGATGTTAGTAACACGGGCACATTTTCACAATCGAGCACGCTACTACCATTAAAGTTCTATCTCAGACTAATTTACAAGTATCCCATTGTATTAGTTCGCTCTCTTAGATCTTCCTCTGGTATCAGCCTGCCACAAATATGAAAACTATATATGTTCAACTGTTCCCCTCAATACCCCCCTAATAAGACATTATCAATAACTCATAACTTGTGCGCATAGCCAATCAACTAATTCATTTGAGATCATCAGCGCAACGAGGACACTAGATATACCATTTTGTGGGGAGCAACACTCCTGTCGCCAGATTTCTCCCTGTGATAAAGCGTCTGGAAAATACGTAAGGCCTTTGAACCAACCTAAGGCCTTGGATCTATGGATACAGAATCCCTAATGTGTTCAAAAAAATGGTACCTTTCTAACAGATGATCAATAATAAGGTCCATACGAAAATCGATCACGGAAGGTAATAACGTATAGCAAACAGGAGATACAAAAGGAACCAACTCTAGCTTGGGGCAGATTCAAAATGCATTACAGCACAGATCGTAACAAGCTAACCAAACCCACGAAGATGCAAAACAGTAAAGGGGGAAAAGAGATAGGGTGATTTGGAAATGTACAAGCTTCTTCGAGTCCTTCGAGATCTGAATCTGCCGATTCCATTCCTCGACTGTGTGGCACGCGATCACGACTCCCTCTCCGGCCATCTGATTACTGCTCTCTGTCACAAAGAACAATTAGGGCTTGCAACGAGGACACGGGAAAGGGAATTAGACGTCGATGCTATTTA contains:
- the LOC122011698 gene encoding non-specific lipid transfer protein GPI-anchored 5-like, with amino-acid sequence MDRNQGLVVFVSIVIMLMGIAYAQPSGCTSAIISLAPCLNYITGNTSAPSSSCCSQLASIVKSQPACLCSVLNGGASSFGITVDRTRALAMPGACKVQTPPVSQCDNGAKSPTSSPATRGTPEAPADPALETPSTISPPTTGINGVEGGSTATPATRATASDAADVRSPTILMLSIMFLAACISFTKL
- the LOC122009574 gene encoding type IV inositol polyphosphate 5-phosphatase 7-like, translating into MRDESSKKSKLSWSKAVKNWFNIKIKGQESHADDMVGKGSRQSRANFSEREACTCKKSRTDKSLQKDVDQVQRGRFDLHPAQITDIQDYKIFVATWNVGGRPPPKNLNLLDWIHASSPADIYVLGFQEIVPLNAGNVLGTEDNVPAKKWSWLIRKTLNSPDTCGSDSYHTPSPVPIPISELNADFERSSLKKKNSSFLHRRSFHSLSRSLRMEGNTMLSHPMLDRRFSVCERVSFGSRPSDFDPSLRGEGPEGSSDDETIDEESPTSIFFSPFYAYGGPSYSNKRERLSANSRYCLVANKQMVGIFLTIWVRSDIREDVRNLKVSCVGRGLMGYLGNKGSISISMSLHQTTFCFICSHLTSGQKEGDELRRNSDVMEILRKTRFPKVQKGDNEKSPETILDHDRIVWLGDLNYRIALSYRSVKTLVEMRNWRALLEKDQLRIEQRCGRVFKGWKEGSIYFPPTYKYSNNSDRYAGDDMNPKEKRRTPAWCDRILWLGGGLNQLSYVRGESRFSDHRPVFSIFTAEVETINYSRSKDAGYCSSRVEVEELLPYSHGYAGLNYNLDVQYH
- the LOC122009576 gene encoding thioredoxin H5-like, whose amino-acid sequence is MAGEGVVIACHTVEEWNRQIQISKDSKKLVVVDFTASWCGPCRIMAPIFAELAKKFTDALFLKVDVDELKTVSEEWGVEAMPTFIFIKEGNLLDKLVGAHKDELPKKVELHASS